Proteins encoded in a region of the Populus nigra chromosome 3, ddPopNigr1.1, whole genome shotgun sequence genome:
- the LOC133687945 gene encoding ras-related protein RABC2a, with amino-acid sequence MGSSSGQSSGSYDLSFKILLIGDSGVGKSSLLVSFISSSVEDIAPTIGVDFKIKQLTVGGKRLKLTIWDTAGQERFRTLTSSYYRNAQGIILVYDVTRRETFTNLSDVWTKEVDLYSTNQDCVKMLVGNKVDKDSERDVTRDEGMSLAKEHGCMFLECSAKTRQNVEQCFEELALKIMEVPSLLEEGSTAVKRNILKQKPDQHPPSSGGGCCS; translated from the exons ATGGGATCATCTTCAGGGCAAAGCAGTGGATCATATGATCTATCATTCAAGATCTTGTTGATCGGTGATTCTGGGGTTGGCAAAAGCAGTCTTCTTGTCAGTTTCATTTCCAGTTCCGTTGAGGATATTGCACCAACCATTG GTGTGGATTTTAAGATCAAGCAGCTAACAGTAGGAGGAAAGCGATTGAAGCTGACAATTTGGGATACTG CTGGACAGGAGAGATTCAGGACACTGACTAGTTCTTACTACAGAAATGCCCAAGGGATCATTCTTG TTTATGATGTGACAAGGAGAGAAACCTTCACGAACTTATCAGATGTGTGGACTAAAGAAGTTGACCTTTACTCCACAAATCAGGATTGTGTCAAGATGCTTGTAGGAAATAAAGTTGATAAA GATTCTGAAAGGGACGTAACTAGAGACGAGGGGATGTCTCTTGCCAAAGAGCATGGATGTATGTTTCTTGAATGTAGTGCTAAAACTAGACAAAATGTGGAGCAATGCTTTGAAGAGCTGGCATTGAAG ATAATGGAGGTCCCTAGTCTTTTGGAAGAAGGATCTACGGCAGTGAAGAGAAACATTTTAAAGCAGAAACCAGATCAGCATCCACCTTCGAGTGGTGGTGGCTGTTGCTCTTAA
- the LOC133688433 gene encoding uncharacterized protein LOC133688433, with translation MDREWGSKPGSGGAASAQNEAIDRRERLRRLALETIDLAKDPYFMRNHLGSYECKLCLTLHNNEGNYLAHTQGKRHQTNLAKRAAREAKDAPALPQPNKRKVNIRKTGKSPVSFPPVLFVIFLFNLVCSG, from the exons ATGGATAGAGAATGGGGTTCTAAGCCAGGCAGCGGAGGCGCCGCCTCCGCCCAGAACGAGGCAATCGACCGCCGTGAGCGTCTCAGACGTCTCGCCCTGGAGACAATCGATCTAGCAAAAGATCCCTATTTCATGCGCAACCACCTCGGCAG TTATGAGTGTAAGCTGTGTCTGACTTTACACAACAATGAAGGAAACTACTTGGCTCACACACAAGGGAAGCGCCATCAGACCAATTTGGCTAAGAGAGCTGCTCGTGAGGCCAAAGATGCGCCTGCCCTTCCTCAGCCTAACAAGCGCAAAGTTAACATTCGCAAGACAGGCAAGTCTCCAGTCTCCTTCCCTCccgttttatttgttatttttttgtttaatttagtatGTAGTGGATAG